Proteins encoded in a region of the Streptomyces violaceoruber genome:
- a CDS encoding YciI family protein, whose amino-acid sequence MEFLCYHRDRPASLSLRYELGEAHWSYMDQYAKEMIARGPTLADDGETLTGSVHILDLPDPAAARTFAFDEPNYQAGAYRDVLLRRWRNTLGRTMWEFPGGRTGGNRYLVLGLGAGEAADLEVPPDRNELIAYGPLLSDDGATWLGTAALVRAPGPDTARAILTPDRYADIEVHNWQFGGRPS is encoded by the coding sequence ATGGAGTTCCTCTGCTACCACCGCGACCGGCCCGCCTCCCTGTCCCTGCGCTACGAGCTGGGGGAAGCGCACTGGTCGTACATGGACCAGTACGCGAAGGAGATGATCGCCCGGGGCCCGACTCTCGCCGACGACGGGGAGACGCTCACCGGAAGCGTGCACATCCTCGACCTGCCAGATCCCGCCGCTGCCCGCACATTCGCCTTCGACGAGCCGAACTACCAGGCCGGCGCCTACCGCGACGTGCTGCTACGACGGTGGCGCAACACGCTGGGGCGCACCATGTGGGAGTTCCCCGGCGGCCGGACCGGCGGCAACCGGTACCTGGTGCTCGGCCTCGGCGCCGGAGAGGCCGCCGACCTCGAAGTGCCGCCGGACCGGAACGAGCTGATCGCCTACGGACCGCTGCTGTCCGACGACGGCGCTACCTGGTTGGGCACGGCGGCGCTGGTCCGAGCGCCCGGCCCGGACACGGCACGCGCCATCCTGACCCCGGACCGGTACGCCGACATCGAGGTGCACAACTGGCAGTTCGGCGGGCGCCCGTCCTAG
- a CDS encoding GNAT family N-acetyltransferase translates to MTESSAPAVVERADADSRYEILVGGQRAGLTAYRDLGAQRVFFHTEIDEAFAGQGLASQLVQQALVDVRASGMRIVPVCPYVAKFLKRHDEFADITDPVTPEVLRWLEAQLG, encoded by the coding sequence ATGACCGAGTCCTCCGCCCCCGCAGTCGTCGAGCGGGCGGACGCCGATAGCCGGTACGAGATCCTGGTCGGCGGCCAACGCGCCGGTCTGACCGCATACCGTGATCTGGGCGCGCAGCGGGTCTTCTTCCACACGGAGATCGACGAGGCGTTCGCCGGCCAGGGGCTGGCCTCGCAACTGGTCCAGCAGGCGCTCGTCGACGTACGTGCGTCCGGGATGCGGATCGTTCCGGTCTGCCCCTACGTCGCCAAGTTCCTCAAGCGACACGACGAGTTCGCGGACATCACCGACCCGGTCACCCCTGAGGTCCTGCGGTGGCTGGAGGCGCAGCTCGGCTGA
- a CDS encoding pirin family protein yields MNSPEGDVDALRRGVDPLAEGDRPAGSPRVGVLSAREVPLGGPRAMRVRRTLPQRARTLIGAWCFADHYGPLEVATSGGMVMSPHPHTGLQTVSWLFGGEIEHRDTLGTHALIRPGEMNLMTGGHGIAHSEVSTPRTTVLHGVQLWVALPEEHRHTARDFQHHVPAAVQVDGAEVRVFLGSLAGLTSPVRTFTPLLGAEIVVEPRATLTLGVDAAFEHGLLVDSGDVRLSDTVLRSAELGYVPRGAETLTMVNETDAPARTILLGGPPFEEEIVMWWNFIGRSHEDIVKAREDWEASTDRFGVVEDFPGGRLPAPTLPNAVIRPRRNPPTR; encoded by the coding sequence GTGAACAGTCCGGAAGGCGATGTGGACGCTCTGCGCCGCGGTGTCGACCCGCTCGCCGAAGGCGACCGGCCGGCCGGTTCCCCCCGAGTCGGTGTCCTGTCGGCGCGTGAGGTTCCGCTCGGCGGCCCCCGTGCGATGCGTGTGCGTCGGACGCTGCCCCAGCGGGCGCGCACGCTCATCGGCGCCTGGTGCTTCGCCGATCACTACGGCCCGCTCGAGGTCGCCACGTCGGGCGGCATGGTCATGTCTCCGCATCCGCACACCGGTCTGCAGACGGTGAGTTGGCTGTTCGGCGGAGAGATCGAGCACCGCGACACCCTCGGCACCCACGCGTTGATCCGGCCCGGCGAGATGAACCTCATGACCGGTGGGCACGGTATCGCCCACTCGGAGGTCTCCACCCCGCGCACCACCGTCCTGCACGGCGTTCAGCTGTGGGTCGCTCTGCCGGAGGAACACCGCCACACCGCCCGGGACTTCCAGCACCACGTGCCCGCGGCGGTACAGGTGGACGGAGCTGAGGTGAGGGTCTTCCTCGGTTCGCTGGCGGGCCTGACCTCCCCGGTCCGGACCTTCACGCCGCTGCTCGGCGCCGAGATCGTCGTCGAACCCCGCGCGACGCTCACCCTCGGTGTGGACGCGGCCTTCGAGCACGGTCTCCTCGTGGACAGCGGGGACGTCCGCCTGAGCGACACCGTGCTGAGGTCGGCCGAACTCGGCTACGTCCCGCGGGGCGCGGAGACCCTGACGATGGTGAACGAGACCGACGCCCCGGCGCGGACCATCCTCCTCGGAGGGCCTCCCTTCGAAGAGGAGATCGTCATGTGGTGGAATTTCATAGGCCGCAGCCACGAGGACATCGTGAAGGCCCGAGAGGATTGGGAGGCCTCCACCGACCGCTTCGGCGTGGTCGAGGACTTCCCCGGCGGCCGTCTTCCCGCTCCGACCCTGCCGAACGCCGTGATCAGGCCGCGCCGGAACCCACCGACCCGCTGA
- a CDS encoding GNAT family N-acetyltransferase, translating to MTVEVGDVPEAKRYEARVDGESKVAGVAEYIRTAELVAFVHTEVEAEYEGAGVGSALVRTALDEARAANLRVLATCPFFAGWISRHPEYQDLLYQTRSKVSD from the coding sequence ATGACGGTCGAAGTGGGCGACGTGCCCGAGGCGAAGCGCTACGAGGCCCGTGTCGACGGGGAATCCAAGGTGGCGGGCGTCGCGGAGTACATCCGTACGGCGGAACTCGTCGCGTTCGTGCACACCGAGGTCGAGGCGGAGTACGAGGGGGCGGGAGTCGGGTCCGCACTGGTCCGAACGGCCCTTGACGAGGCTCGCGCCGCGAATCTCCGGGTGCTGGCCACCTGTCCCTTCTTCGCGGGGTGGATCAGCCGCCATCCCGAGTACCAGGACCTGCTGTACCAGACCCGCAGCAAGGTCAGCGACTGA
- a CDS encoding MarR family winged helix-turn-helix transcriptional regulator produces the protein MDAQPRWLDPEQKAAWDSFIRMQEKLIGRLSRRVQVDSGLSAADYVVLVSLTERGNGRMRFLDLAKLVEWEKSRMSHQVTRMAKRGLVAREECPDDGRGAFIVATPAGYEAIEEAAPMHVEHVRRLFVDALTPNQLNTLGRLSQRVLDHMEKQPD, from the coding sequence ATGGACGCACAGCCGCGCTGGCTCGACCCGGAACAGAAGGCCGCCTGGGACAGCTTCATCCGTATGCAGGAGAAACTCATCGGACGACTGTCCCGACGCGTCCAGGTCGACTCCGGGCTGTCGGCGGCCGACTACGTCGTACTCGTGAGCCTCACCGAGAGGGGCAACGGCCGGATGCGGTTCCTGGATCTGGCCAAGCTCGTCGAGTGGGAGAAGAGCCGGATGTCCCACCAGGTGACACGGATGGCCAAACGCGGGCTCGTGGCCAGGGAGGAGTGCCCCGACGACGGACGCGGCGCGTTCATCGTCGCCACCCCGGCCGGCTACGAGGCGATCGAGGAGGCCGCACCGATGCACGTCGAGCACGTCCGCCGCCTCTTCGTCGACGCCCTCACCCCCAACCAGCTCAACACGCTGGGCCGACTCTCCCAGCGCGTGCTGGATCACATGGAGAAGCAGCCGGACTGA
- a CDS encoding hydrolase, whose protein sequence is MSTGDKAGLGALLTPEESVLALIDHQPFQVANLHSHEPTMVINNAVGLAKAAKVFEVPTILTTVLEERGGLILPGLQEVFPEQKPINRTFINTWQDERVVDAVKATRRKKLIIAGLWTEICVAMPAIQAVGEGFEVFVVTDASGGVSREAHDMAVQRMIQAGVVPITWMAVLGEWQRDWAREKTVAGVAEVQAQHGGASGVAFAWEMQLLATTAGSEA, encoded by the coding sequence GTGAGTACTGGGGACAAGGCCGGACTCGGCGCGCTGCTGACGCCCGAGGAGAGTGTGCTCGCCCTCATCGACCACCAGCCGTTCCAGGTCGCCAACCTGCACAGCCACGAACCGACGATGGTCATCAACAACGCTGTCGGGCTTGCCAAGGCCGCCAAGGTGTTCGAGGTTCCGACCATTCTGACCACCGTCCTGGAGGAGCGCGGCGGCCTCATCCTTCCGGGGCTGCAGGAAGTGTTCCCGGAGCAGAAGCCGATCAACAGGACCTTCATCAACACCTGGCAGGACGAGCGTGTCGTGGACGCCGTCAAGGCGACGCGACGCAAGAAGCTGATCATTGCCGGCCTCTGGACGGAGATCTGTGTGGCCATGCCGGCGATACAGGCGGTGGGGGAGGGCTTCGAGGTCTTCGTCGTCACCGACGCGTCGGGCGGTGTCTCGAGGGAGGCCCACGACATGGCAGTGCAGCGCATGATCCAGGCCGGCGTGGTCCCGATCACCTGGATGGCCGTGCTGGGGGAGTGGCAGCGCGACTGGGCCCGCGAGAAGACCGTGGCGGGGGTTGCCGAGGTCCAGGCGCAGCACGGCGGCGCCAGCGGTGTGGCCTTCGCCTGGGAGATGCAGCTCCTGGCCACGACCGCCGGAAGCGAGGCCTGA
- a CDS encoding helix-turn-helix domain-containing protein, protein MGCLGCRPGLDRGSTRTGRPVPAQHDSDSTDAVDEFAALLRELKEHTDRSYGSLARRLGMNTSTLHRYCAGDTVPLDFAPVERFAALCGASPGQRLELHRRWLLAVAARHRPRTAEPGQGAPGAAEADTEQETDGGTDATPQPTGAPSAGTAPVPPPPRRPWYRRRPLVAGTACVCAVLATLGALSALPDRQRASADGPAPASGPTASGTARARGSEPRDASPSPSGSPTADTSEQPRGPATPKQQPGTSRPHGTTAAPSPGEQPTGLPLTWSVNSQAWKLGCGHDYVIAKPPSQVPPPPAPQDAAPWAATQNAVHGKETLVQLSVQGRSDTAVVLEDLRVRVTGRAAPVEGNAYAMDQGCGGSITPRSFAVDLDKDRPIARAVAGNDSGTPIPAVRMPYRVSAKDPEVLLVTATAGACDCRWYLELDWSSQGRTGTVRIDDDGRPFRTTAIEGLPRYMYDTLGRTWGSYG, encoded by the coding sequence ATGGGATGCCTGGGATGCCGTCCCGGGCTGGACAGGGGCAGTACGAGGACGGGGAGACCGGTGCCGGCACAGCACGACAGCGACAGCACGGACGCGGTCGACGAGTTCGCGGCGCTGCTGAGGGAGCTCAAAGAGCACACGGACCGCAGCTACGGCTCGCTGGCCCGCCGTCTGGGCATGAACACCTCGACGCTGCACCGCTACTGCGCCGGTGACACGGTGCCGCTCGACTTCGCCCCCGTGGAGCGCTTCGCCGCCCTGTGCGGGGCGAGCCCGGGTCAACGCCTCGAACTCCACCGCCGTTGGCTGCTGGCCGTAGCGGCCCGCCACCGGCCCCGCACGGCGGAACCGGGGCAGGGCGCGCCCGGCGCCGCCGAAGCGGACACGGAGCAGGAGACCGACGGCGGCACGGACGCCACGCCGCAACCCACCGGCGCCCCGTCCGCCGGAACGGCCCCCGTACCCCCGCCCCCGCGCCGCCCCTGGTACCGCCGTAGGCCGCTCGTGGCGGGGACTGCCTGCGTCTGTGCCGTACTCGCAACGCTCGGAGCCCTGTCCGCACTGCCGGACAGACAACGGGCGTCCGCCGACGGTCCCGCACCCGCCTCCGGTCCGACGGCGTCCGGTACGGCCAGGGCCAGAGGGTCCGAGCCGCGGGACGCGTCACCCAGTCCGAGCGGCTCCCCCACCGCCGACACCTCCGAGCAGCCGCGCGGCCCAGCCACCCCGAAACAGCAGCCAGGCACCTCCCGCCCGCACGGAACGACTGCCGCCCCCTCCCCCGGCGAACAGCCGACCGGGCTGCCGCTCACCTGGTCCGTCAACTCCCAGGCCTGGAAACTCGGCTGCGGCCACGACTACGTCATCGCCAAGCCACCGAGCCAGGTACCCCCTCCCCCTGCTCCGCAGGACGCCGCACCCTGGGCGGCGACACAGAACGCGGTGCACGGCAAAGAGACGCTCGTGCAGCTGTCGGTGCAGGGGCGCAGCGACACCGCCGTCGTACTGGAGGATCTGCGCGTGCGTGTGACCGGCCGTGCGGCTCCGGTCGAGGGCAACGCCTACGCCATGGACCAGGGCTGCGGCGGCTCGATCACCCCCCGGTCCTTCGCCGTGGACCTGGACAAGGACCGCCCCATCGCCCGCGCGGTCGCCGGAAACGACTCCGGCACGCCGATCCCGGCCGTGCGCATGCCCTACCGCGTCTCGGCAAAGGACCCCGAGGTCCTGCTGGTCACGGCCACGGCCGGCGCGTGCGACTGCCGCTGGTACCTGGAGCTGGACTGGTCCTCGCAGGGCCGCACGGGCACCGTGCGCATCGACGACGACGGACGCCCGTTCCGCACCACCGCCATCGAGGGCCTGCCGCGGTACATGTACGACACCCTGGGCCGCACGTGGGGGTCCTACGGCTAG
- a CDS encoding DinB family protein, with translation MIDEFAKHTLHGRLRRDREALLWKLDGLSEYDARRPLTATGTNLLGLVKHVATVEARYFGEVFGRPSPEPLCRWQDSDGSDRWAAADETRDQITGFYRRTWQHSDATINELPLDAPAHVPWWPQPWSDTNLFAVIVHVLGESVRHTGHADILREGLDGRTGLRAEHEEQIDEEARAAHRARIEQAARSAATLKS, from the coding sequence ATGATCGATGAATTCGCGAAGCACACCCTGCACGGGAGACTGCGGCGGGACCGCGAGGCGCTGCTCTGGAAACTCGACGGCCTGTCCGAGTACGACGCCCGCAGACCTCTGACGGCGACCGGGACCAACCTCCTCGGCCTGGTCAAACACGTCGCGACCGTCGAGGCCAGGTACTTCGGCGAGGTCTTCGGCCGCCCCTCCCCGGAACCGCTGTGCCGGTGGCAGGATTCCGACGGCAGCGATCGGTGGGCGGCCGCGGACGAGACCCGCGATCAGATCACCGGCTTCTACCGGCGCACCTGGCAACACTCGGACGCGACGATCAACGAGCTACCCCTCGACGCCCCCGCCCACGTGCCGTGGTGGCCGCAGCCCTGGTCCGACACGAACCTGTTCGCCGTCATCGTCCACGTCCTCGGCGAGTCCGTCCGGCACACCGGGCACGCCGACATCCTGCGCGAGGGCCTCGACGGCCGGACCGGGCTGCGCGCCGAACACGAGGAGCAGATCGACGAGGAAGCCCGGGCCGCCCACCGCGCGCGGATCGAACAGGCCGCCAGGTCGGCCGCCACACTCAAGTCCTGA
- a CDS encoding maleylpyruvate isomerase family mycothiol-dependent enzyme, which yields MTDSLEYAALLRLIDERSAAFRSAVAAGASLDAPVPSCSEWTLFDLVRHLGTGQRWWAAIVAAGPAEAPPAKNTAGVPRELEALLAWYAESNELLLSALREAGPERECWTWWGAGLSPANAWGVARRRVHEVLVHTYDAQLAAGTVQPMPPDVAIDGVAEFLDTCNSTPAAWPHEAATIHYHATEGRSWLLELDGTGAWPAPLTDSAATPSASATGTAEQLLLFVWGRLTLSDLKTEGDQQVFERLIAWEPEE from the coding sequence GTGACAGACAGTCTTGAGTACGCAGCCCTGCTGCGACTGATCGACGAGCGGTCGGCCGCGTTCCGGAGTGCGGTTGCCGCCGGGGCGAGCCTCGACGCGCCGGTGCCGTCCTGCTCCGAGTGGACGTTGTTCGATCTGGTGCGGCATCTGGGTACCGGCCAGCGCTGGTGGGCCGCGATCGTCGCCGCGGGCCCGGCCGAGGCTCCGCCGGCCAAGAACACCGCGGGGGTGCCGCGCGAGCTCGAGGCGCTGCTGGCCTGGTACGCCGAGTCGAACGAGCTGCTGCTGAGTGCGCTGCGAGAGGCCGGTCCGGAGCGTGAGTGCTGGACATGGTGGGGCGCCGGCCTGTCGCCGGCGAATGCCTGGGGTGTCGCACGGCGCCGGGTGCACGAGGTACTGGTGCACACCTACGACGCCCAGCTCGCCGCAGGCACCGTGCAGCCGATGCCGCCCGACGTCGCGATCGACGGCGTGGCCGAGTTCCTCGACACCTGCAACTCCACCCCGGCCGCCTGGCCGCACGAGGCCGCCACCATCCACTACCACGCCACCGAGGGCCGCTCCTGGCTCCTGGAGCTCGACGGCACCGGGGCCTGGCCCGCACCCCTCACGGACAGCGCCGCGACCCCCTCCGCTTCGGCCACGGGCACGGCCGAGCAACTGCTCCTCTTCGTCTGGGGCCGCCTCACGCTGAGCGACCTGAAGACCGAGGGCGACCAGCAGGTGTTCGAGCGGCTGATCGCCTGGGAGCCCGAGGAATAG
- a CDS encoding TetR/AcrR family transcriptional regulator, whose amino-acid sequence MTTPPPGLRERKKRATREALREAALRLAVERGPDRVRVEDIAEAAGVSPRTYNNYFASREQAIVSAVTADREARIAAAVAARPAGVRLADAVTEAVVEQYTNTGEREHRALLLITTRTALRDAFLDTTAGIELPLTAVIAERLRNAEAHPARVLAASVTAAVRIALEGWLRPAGSAETAGSLAAGGLLVPSGSLADQLRAALAPLAPAFDAAEQGGQP is encoded by the coding sequence GTGACGACACCACCACCGGGGCTGCGGGAGCGGAAGAAGCGGGCCACGCGCGAGGCGCTGCGCGAAGCGGCGCTGCGCCTGGCCGTGGAGCGCGGACCGGACCGGGTGCGGGTCGAGGACATCGCCGAGGCGGCCGGGGTCTCGCCGCGCACCTACAACAACTACTTCGCCAGCCGCGAGCAGGCCATCGTCTCCGCCGTGACCGCGGACCGGGAGGCGCGCATCGCCGCGGCGGTCGCGGCCCGGCCCGCAGGAGTGCGCCTGGCCGACGCCGTCACCGAAGCAGTGGTCGAGCAGTACACGAACACCGGCGAGCGTGAACACCGGGCGCTGCTGCTGATCACCACCCGGACCGCGCTGCGCGACGCGTTCCTCGACACCACGGCCGGCATCGAGCTCCCTCTCACCGCGGTGATCGCCGAACGCCTGCGAAACGCCGAAGCCCACCCGGCCCGCGTCCTCGCGGCAAGCGTGACCGCGGCGGTGCGCATCGCGCTGGAAGGCTGGCTGCGGCCTGCCGGGAGCGCGGAGACCGCCGGGAGTCTCGCCGCCGGAGGACTGCTCGTGCCCTCCGGTTCACTGGCGGACCAGCTCCGCGCGGCGCTGGCCCCGCTCGCGCCCGCGTTCGACGCCGCGGAGCAAGGTGGGCAGCCGTGA
- a CDS encoding SRPBCC family protein has product MARNRRLILSTPSEVWSLLSDGHRYGEWVTGTQRVLAADPHWPQVGARLRVRVGAGPLVLDDTCVVRICEPERRLELEAQAEPFGAARIAMKLVPWGDATLFVLDWHALRGPGIRMHGLPVDYLVEVRNGMMLTKLARIAVREHDRTLQRG; this is encoded by the coding sequence TTGGCCCGGAACCGTCGTCTGATCCTGAGTACCCCGTCCGAGGTCTGGAGCCTGCTCTCCGACGGACACCGCTACGGGGAATGGGTGACCGGAACCCAGCGGGTCCTCGCCGCGGACCCGCACTGGCCCCAGGTGGGCGCCCGGTTGCGCGTCCGGGTCGGGGCCGGCCCGCTGGTCCTCGACGACACCTGCGTCGTCCGCATCTGCGAACCCGAACGCCGCCTGGAACTGGAGGCGCAGGCCGAGCCGTTCGGCGCGGCCCGCATCGCCATGAAGCTGGTGCCCTGGGGCGACGCCACGCTCTTCGTACTCGACTGGCACGCCTTGCGGGGCCCGGGCATCCGGATGCACGGACTGCCCGTGGACTACCTGGTCGAGGTCCGCAACGGCATGATGCTGACCAAGCTGGCCCGGATCGCGGTCCGGGAGCACGACCGCACCCTTCAGCGGGGCTGA
- a CDS encoding SAM-dependent methyltransferase, translating to MTDPREEAGARLQTDRPHSARVWNYLLGGKDNYPVDSEAGDVILTTFPEFAAVARLQRRFLARAVRFLAGEVGIRQFLDIGTGLPTADNTHELAQRIAPESRIVYVDNDPLVLTHARALLTSTPEGACAYVDADVRHPERILAEAARTLDLSRPVALTALGIMGQISDAERPAELLDTLMAALPRGSCLALSDGTDNNEALNRAVQVYNGQSANTYHLRSPQEIAAFFTGLDLVDPGVVATASWRPDAGRPEEPTADVSVCGVAAKN from the coding sequence ATGACTGATCCGCGCGAAGAAGCCGGGGCGCGACTGCAGACCGATCGGCCGCACTCCGCCCGGGTCTGGAACTACCTGCTGGGAGGCAAGGACAACTACCCCGTCGACAGCGAGGCCGGCGACGTCATCCTGACGACGTTTCCGGAGTTCGCCGCCGTCGCCCGCCTGCAACGGCGGTTCCTGGCACGCGCGGTACGCTTCCTGGCCGGCGAGGTCGGCATCCGCCAGTTCCTCGACATCGGCACCGGACTGCCCACCGCGGACAACACGCACGAGCTGGCCCAGCGCATCGCGCCGGAGAGCCGCATCGTGTACGTGGACAACGACCCCCTCGTCCTCACACATGCCCGGGCGCTGCTCACCAGCACACCCGAAGGCGCCTGCGCCTACGTCGACGCCGATGTCAGGCACCCGGAGCGGATCCTGGCCGAAGCCGCCAGAACCCTGGACCTCAGCCGCCCCGTCGCGCTGACCGCCCTCGGGATCATGGGGCAGATCTCCGACGCCGAGCGTCCCGCGGAGCTGCTGGACACACTGATGGCGGCGCTGCCCCGGGGCAGCTGCCTGGCCCTGAGCGACGGCACCGACAACAACGAGGCACTGAACAGGGCGGTCCAGGTCTACAACGGCCAGTCGGCCAACACCTACCACCTGCGCTCCCCGCAGGAGATCGCCGCCTTCTTCACCGGACTGGACCTGGTGGACCCCGGGGTCGTCGCCACGGCTTCCTGGCGCCCGGACGCGGGCAGGCCCGAAGAACCCACGGCCGACGTGTCCGTCTGCGGGGTCGCGGCCAAGAACTGA
- a CDS encoding GNAT family N-acetyltransferase encodes MSDLGPVAWPPVPIRTARLVLREPGAADRAAFVELLASPEVHTYLGGPRPRAELERELPGTPERWPGSFVVDLDGEMIGQVLLRRTREHCCPVAVGKVDLGYLFLPRAWGLGYAAEACAAALDWLDGVLPGEPVVLNTQTANTGSMRLAAKLGFTEVERFRAWDAEQWLGLRPPLTPSV; translated from the coding sequence ATGTCAGACCTGGGGCCCGTCGCTTGGCCGCCCGTACCGATCAGAACCGCGAGACTCGTGCTCCGGGAGCCCGGGGCCGCGGACCGTGCCGCGTTCGTCGAGCTGCTGGCGTCGCCCGAGGTGCACACCTACCTCGGCGGTCCGCGCCCCCGTGCGGAACTGGAGCGTGAGCTGCCCGGGACCCCCGAGCGATGGCCCGGGAGCTTCGTCGTCGACCTCGACGGGGAGATGATCGGGCAGGTCCTGCTCAGGCGAACACGGGAGCACTGCTGCCCGGTTGCGGTGGGGAAGGTCGATCTCGGCTACCTGTTCCTGCCGCGGGCGTGGGGACTCGGGTACGCCGCCGAGGCGTGCGCGGCGGCACTGGACTGGCTCGACGGCGTCCTTCCGGGCGAGCCGGTGGTGCTCAACACGCAGACCGCCAACACCGGCTCGATGCGCCTGGCGGCCAAGCTGGGCTTCACCGAGGTGGAGCGGTTCCGGGCCTGGGACGCCGAGCAGTGGCTGGGCCTGCGGCCCCCGCTCACGCCGTCCGTCTGA
- a CDS encoding response regulator transcription factor, which translates to MIRVLIADDEPMIRAGVRAVLATAADIDVVAEAADGHDAVELVRRHRPAVAVLDIRMPGLNGIDAAAEIRTAVPGTGVIMLTTFGEDDYILQAPGGGAAGFLIKSGEPEELLTGVRAVAGGAAYLSPRVAARVVAHLAATGAGTLAGRRSAARDRVAALTARERDVLALLGAGLSNGQIARRLHVVEGTVKAHVSSLLARLGVDNRAAAAVVAHEAGIIAPQPPQP; encoded by the coding sequence ATGATCCGGGTGCTGATCGCCGACGACGAGCCGATGATCCGTGCCGGGGTGCGCGCCGTCCTCGCCACCGCCGCGGACATCGACGTCGTCGCCGAAGCCGCCGACGGGCACGACGCCGTGGAACTGGTGCGACGCCACCGTCCCGCGGTCGCCGTACTCGACATCCGCATGCCGGGCCTCAACGGCATCGACGCCGCCGCGGAGATCCGCACCGCCGTGCCGGGCACCGGCGTCATCATGCTCACGACCTTCGGCGAGGACGACTACATCCTGCAGGCCCCGGGCGGCGGCGCGGCCGGTTTCCTGATCAAGTCGGGCGAGCCCGAGGAACTGCTCACCGGAGTCCGCGCGGTGGCCGGGGGAGCCGCCTACCTGTCACCGCGGGTCGCGGCCCGGGTCGTCGCGCACCTCGCCGCCACGGGAGCCGGCACCCTGGCCGGTCGGCGTTCCGCTGCCCGTGACCGGGTCGCGGCCCTCACCGCCCGGGAACGAGACGTACTCGCCCTTCTCGGCGCCGGTCTGTCCAACGGTCAGATCGCCCGGCGACTGCATGTGGTGGAGGGAACGGTCAAAGCCCACGTGAGCTCCCTTCTGGCGAGGCTGGGCGTCGACAACCGGGCCGCCGCCGCGGTCGTGGCTCATGAGGCCGGCATCATCGCGCCGCAGCCTCCCCAGCCGTGA